DNA sequence from the Ramlibacter agri genome:
GCCAGGCCAGCGAATCGGTGCGCGCCGCCGCGGGCGAGATCGCCAGCGGCAACGCCAGCCTGGGCGAACGCACCGACTCCGCGTCGAGCTCGCTGCAGCAGACCTCGGCCTCGATGCACCAGCTGACCGGCGCCGTCAACGAGAACGCCCGCGCGTCCGAACGGGCCAGCGACACGGCCAGCGGTGCCGCGGCGTCCGCCCGTGCCACCGGCGACGTGGTGTCGCAGGTGGTGCAGACCATGGGGAGCATCAGCGATGCGAGCAAGCGCATCGCGGAGATCACCGGCGTGATCGACGGCATCGCTTTCCAGACCAACATCCTCGCGCTCAATGCCGCCGTAGAGGCCGCGCGTGCGGGCGAACATGGCCGCGGCTTCGCGGTCGTGGCCGGCGAAGTGCGCAGCCTGGCGCAACGCGCATCGGCCGCGGCCCGCGAGATCGCCGCGCTGATCCAGGAATCCGCCGGCAGCGTGCAGGCCGGCGAGCAGTTGGTCGGCAAGGCGGGCGGCGCGATCCGGCAGCTGGTGGACCAGGTGACCGCGGTGGCCGAGGTGCTGAGCGATATCCGCACCGCCACCCTGCAGCAAAGCAGCGAGATCCAGCAGATCAACCAGGCCATCACCGCCATCGACTCGGCCACCATCCAGAACGCCACGCTGGTGGAGGAATCGACGGCGGCCGCCCACAGCCTGCGCGAGCAGGCCGATAGCCTGGCGATGACCCTCGGCCGCTTCCGGGTTGCGGCCTAGGCTACGATCCGCGGCATGACGACCCGCCGCGTTTTCCTCGCCGCCGCCGCCCTGCCGGCCTTCCTGCTCGCCCTGCCCGTGCTCGCGCAGCAGCAGGCCAACCGCAACCGGGTGGTGATGCAGGTGAGCGACAACGATCCGGGCAAGTGGAACCTGGCGTTGAACAACGCCACCAACATCCAGAAGGAACTGGGCATGGACGACGTCGACGTCGAGATCGTCGTCTACGGCCCCGGCATCGGCATGCTCAAGGCCGGCTCGCCGGTGGCGCCGCGCATTTCCAGCGCGCTTACCAACGGCGTCAAGGTGGTCGCCTGCGAGAACACCATGGCCGGCATGCACCTGCAGAAGAGCGACATGTTGCCGGACATCGGCTATGTCCCTGCCGGCGTGGTGGAGTTGATGAAGAAGCAGCAGCAGGGCTGGGCCTACGTGCGGCCGTAGTCAGCTTTCTTCCGTCGCATGGCGGATGGGCCGCAGCCCGGTGGCCCGCTATGTTCCGGGCATTGGCGCAGCCGGAGAGCGCATATGCCCAATCCTTCCTGGAAGATCTGGCACACCGCCGGCCTGTTCGTGATCGTCGTCGCGATCCTCGCGGGCACCCGCTGGCTTGCGGAGACGCAGCACCTGATGGCGGGGTGGTACCTCTCCATGCTGGCGCTGGTGGCCTTCCTGTTCGTGTGCGGGCACGGCATCACCGGCCGCCCGCTCGGCGCGCTGATCGACGCCCGCAACGTCATGTCGCTCGCGCGCTTCCAGATGGCCGCGTGGACGGTGCTGGTGCTCTCGGGCTACCTGACGGCGGCGTTGTCGAACATCGCCATCGGCTCGGGCACGGCGCTCGACATCGCCGTGCCCTCGGAGCTGTGGCTGCTCATGGGCATCAGCACGACCTCGCTGGTTGCCTCGCCGCTGATCCTGAGCACCAAGGCGAACCAGGGCGCCGACCCGGGCGAGACCATGCGCACGCTGGAGCGGCTGGACCAGCAGGGTGACGCACTAGGCACGGTGGGCGCCCAGGGCCAGCTGGTCATCAACGATTCACCGGCGCGGGCGCGCCTCTCGGACCTGTTCACCGGCGAGGAGGTGGGCAACGCGGCGCACCTGGACCTCGCGCGGATGCAGATGTTCTTCTTCACGCTGGTGACGATCGCGGCCTATGCGGCCATGCTGGCGCACACCTTCGGCCTGCTGGCCGGCAAGCCGGTGACGGAGCTGCCGGCCATCGGCCAGGGCATGGTGGCGCTCATAGGCATCAGCCACGCCGGCTACCTGGTGGGCAAAGCCGTGCCGCACAGCAAGCCCGGGCCGGTCGTGGCCAGCGGCCCGCCCGTGCTGCCGTGAGCGGCGGGCTCACTTGCCCTGTTCGTTGCCGTAGGTCTTGACCAGGTAGTCGATGATGTCCGGCATGTCGGCGTCGTTCACCGGCGCCTTGAACACCTGCTGCATGCGCTTGACCATGTTTTCCCAGTAGCCGCGCGGCGCGTTGACCGGCTGGTAGGCCATGTATTCGGCGGAGTGGCAGGCCACGCACTGGGCCTGCGCCTTGGCGTACCCGGGCAGCGGGCTGGGCTTGAGGAACACGCCGTCGGACGGCAGGTCGATGGTCTTGGTGACGGCGCCGGCGCAAGTGCAGGCAGCCAGCAGCAGGAGGCCGAGGGTCTTCTTCATCGCTGTTCTCCTCAGGCTGCCATGATCTTCACGGACTCGACGACGTTGCGCATGTAGCCGGCCGGCTGCCACAGCGCCTCCATCGGCTGGCTCTGGCCCGAGCGGTTCCAGGCCCGCACGCGCAGGTCGTGCGCGCCCGCCTGCGGCGTGAAGCCGAACGTGAACTCGCGGAAGGAGTAGCGACCGAGGTCCTCGCCCAGCTTCGCCCCGCGCCAGCTCTGGCCGCCGTCGGCTGACCACGCCACCTCGCGGATGCCCTGGCCGCCGTCGAAGGCGATGCCGCGCACCGCCAGCGGCTGGCCGGCGCTGACGCGCGCGCCGTCGTTGACCGAGGTGATGAAGGAGCGCACGTTGAAGCGGCCGATGGGCCGCGTCGCCGCCGGCGCGGTGCCGGGCGGGACGCAGGCGCAGTCGTTGTCGGGGACGCGATAGCCCGGGCGCATCCAGAAGCCCTCGAAGCTGTTGTCGATGACCTCGATCGCCGACAGGTGCTTGACCCAGTAGGTGCCGTAGTGGCCCGGCACCACCAGGCGCACCGGGAAGCCGTTCAGCATCGGCAGGTCGGCCCCGTTCATCTGGAAGGCGATCATCACCTCGCCGTCCATGGCGTGGCCCATCTCCAGCGCCTTGACGAAATCGCCGCCGCCGAACAGCGCCTGGTCGAGGCCGTCGAAGGTGACCTGGCGCGCCGTGTTCTTCGGCTCGGCACGCGCCAGCACGTCCTTCAGCGGCACGCCGACCCAGCGCGCATTGCCCATGGCGCCGTTGGACAGCTGGCCACCGGTGACGCGCGGCTCGAAGTGGCCGCGGCTGTTGCCCGAGCACTGGTTCACCGCCACCAGGTCCACGGGCTTGAACTGGCTGCGCAGTTCCGCCACCGTCAACGCATACGGCTTGGCCACCGCGTTGCCGCCGATCTTGATGGCATGCGCGTCGCCATCGACCGAGAACGGCAGGCCGGCGTTGTGGTAGCGGACGAAGAAGGCGTCGTTGGGCGTGATCACGCCTTCGTTGAACACCTCCCAGGGCGTCTCCAGCTGCGGCGGGCGCGAGGTCAGCACGATCAGCGGCCGCTTCTCCGGGTACTTCGCGAGCAGCCGGTGGCCGTTGGCCAGGGGCAGGTCCACGCTGCCGGCGGCCTGCGCGGCCGCCTTCAAGGGCCAGGGCGCGAGGGCCGAGGCCGTGAGCGCACCGGCGCCACCCAGCAGGCGGCGCCGCGTGTTGCGGATCGAATTCATGGACATTCCCTGATGCTTAAGTTGTACTGCCGGGCACTGTAGCGGTCAGAGGGAAGTCTCAGGCGCGGGGGTTTTCCCTAGTCAGTAGTTGAACCGGGTGGTCCATTTGCGCTCGTATTCCATGCGGTCGAAATGCTCCGCGAGGAAGTCGATGAAGGTGCGCGTCTTGGCCGACAGGTGCTTGCGGCTCGGGTAGGCGAGGTTGATCACCAGCCGCGGCAGGTCCCAGGCATCGAGCACCGGCACCAGCCGGCCCGCCACGATGTCCTCGTACAGGATGTACGTGGGCTGCACCAGGATGCCCAGGCCTTCCAGCGCCGCGGACCGCAGCACCTGGCCGTCGTTGGACTCCAGCACGCCGGTGGCCGGCACGGAGACGGTGTCGCCGTCGCGCGTGAAGCGCAGTTCGTGCGGATGGTTGGAATACGTGTAGATCAGCATCGCGTGCTTCGCCAGGTCGTCCAGCGTGCGCGGCGTGCCGGCGCGACTGAGGTAACCGGGCGAGGCCGCCAGGATGCGCCGCGTTTCCGCCAGCCGCCGGATCGTGATGTTGGAGTCCGGCTCCGTCTCGCGCGTGCGGATGGCGACGTCGATGTTGTTGTCGATCAGGTCCAGGTAGCGGTTGGCCGTCTCCACGTGCACGCGCACGTTGGGATAGCGCCGCGTGTATTCGGGCAGCAGCGGCGCGATGTGCGACATCGAGAAGGACAGCGAGGCCGTCACCCGCAAGGTGCCGGTGGGGTTGAGCGTCGACGCGTTCACCGCCGACTCGGCCTCGTGCAGGTCCGCGAGGATGCCCTTGCTGCGGCGCAGGAACTCCTGCCCCGGCTCGGTGAGGAAGAGGCGCCGCGTGTTGCGCTCCACCAACCGCGCGCCCAGGCGCTCTTCCAGCGCCGAGAGGTGCCGGCTGGCCGCGGCGTTGGAAAGCCCCAACTCCTCCGCGGCACGGCTCAGGCTGCCGGTCTCCGCCACCTGCACGAACAAGGCCATCTCTGTCCAGCGATCCACTGCCAGTCTCCTGCTCTCTTCCGCGCCGCGAAAAACTCATTTGCCCCGGCGCGCTTTCCCAAATTATGGCCGCCCCCTACAGTCCCACCCACGCCCCGCGGGGGCAGGAGAGACCCATGCGCAACGTGAACCAGGACACCATCACCCAGGCCGTCATCGCCCGGCTGGCCGAAACGCCGGACCCGCGCCTGAAGGAGATCATGACCAGCCTGGTGCAGCACCTGCATGCCTTCGCCCGCGAGGTGAAGCTGACCGAAGCCGAGTGGTTCCAGGGCATCGACTTCCTGACCCGCGTGGGCCAGAAGTGCGACGACAAGCGGCAGGAGTTCATCCTGCTGTCGGACACCCTGGGCATGTCGATGCTGACGGTGGCGATGAACAACGACAAGCCGGCAGGCTGCACCGAAGCCACCGTGTTCGGCCCCTTCTACGTGGAAGGCGCACCAGAGTTCGACCTGGGCGAGGACGTGGCGGGCGGCGCGCCCGGCGTTCCCTGCGAGGTGCGCGGCCGCGTGCTGGGCCTCAACGGCGAGCCGGTGCCCGGCGCCGAGCTGCACGTCTGGCAGGCCGATGCCGAAGGGATGTACGACGTGCAGCGCGAAGGCCTGGAGCACGCGCAGGCACGCGGTGTGCTGCACGCCAGCAAGGACGGGAAGTACTGGTTCAAGTCCATCCTGGCCGAGGCCTACCCGATTCCCACCGACGGGCCGGTCGGCGAGATGCTGCGCGCGACCAGGCGCCATCCCTGGCGGCCGGCGCACCTGCACTTCATGATCAAGGCGCCGGGCTACGAGACGCTGATCACCCACGTGTTCCGCAACGGTGACACCTACCTCGACTCCGATGCGGTGTTCGGCGTGCGGCAGTCGCTCATCGCCGACTGGGTGAAGCAGCCGGATGGCCACTACCTCGTCGAATACGACTTCGTGCTGAATCCGGCGAAGGGGCAGCATTGATCCGCGCCTGCCTCGCGGCGCTGGCCGCCGTCCTCGTTGGCGGATGCGCCAGCGTGCAGCCGGCCGCGGTGCAGGCGGACTGGGTGCTGACCAACGCGAAGGTCGCGACCCTGGATGCGGGCTCGCACATGGCGCAGGCGATCGCCGTGCGCGAGGGTCGCATTCTCGCGGTCGGCAGCGACGCTGACATGCTGGCGCTGGCCGGCCCGGCGACGCGCCGCGTCGATGCAGGCGGCCGCACCGTGATTCCGGGCCTGATCGACTCGCACATGCACGCGGTGCGGGCCGCGCTCAGCTACTCCACCGAGGTCAACTGGATCGGCGCGCACACCATTCCCGAAGCGATGCAGCGGCTGCGCGAAGGCGCCCGGGCCCGCCCGGGCCAATGGGTGGTGGTCGCGGGCGGCTGGACCGAGCTGCAGTTCGCCGAGAAGCGCAAGCCCACTCTGGCCGAGGTGATGGCCGCGGTGCCGGACCAGCCGGTCTGGGTCCAGATGTTCTACAGCCACCTGCTGCTGACGCCGAAGGCGCAGGAAGCGCTGGCCCTGTCGAACGCCAGCCTGCCTGCCGGCATGGCGCTGGAGCGCGATGCGGCCGGCGCCCCCACGGGCTGGGCCACGGCGAGCATCGTCAACATGTCGGCGCTGTTCGACAAGCTGCCGCGGCCGACGTACCAGGACAACGTGGCCGGCACCCGCCAGTTCTTCACCGAGCTGAATCGCCTGGCGCTGACCGGCGTGGTGGACCCGGGCGGCTTCAGCATCTATCCGTCGCAATACGCGGCGCTGCTGCAGCTGTGGCGGGAGCGCCAGCTGACCCTGCGCGTGGCCTACAGCCTGTTTGCGCAGAAGCCCGGCGCCGAGCTCGCGGAGTACCGCGACCTGACGCAGATGCTGCCCATGGGCTTCGGCGACGACATGCTGCGCTTCAACGGCATCGGCGAGCGCATCACCATCGCCATGTACAACAACAACCAGCCGGACGCCGCCACCCGCGAGAAATTCCTGGAGGTGGCGCGCTGGGCGGCGCACGAGCACATGGCGCTCACCATCCACTGGCAGGAAGACGCTTCGGCGCCGGTGCTGCTGGACCTGTTCGAGCAGGTGAACCGCGAGACGCCCATCGCGCCGCTGCGCTGGTCCATCGCGCACCTGGACAACGCCTCGCCCGCGACCTTGGCGCGCATGAAGGCGCTGGGGGTGGGCTGGACGATGCAGGACGCGATGTACCTCTCGGGCGACCGGATCGCCGCGCAG
Encoded proteins:
- a CDS encoding amidohydrolase, producing MIRACLAALAAVLVGGCASVQPAAVQADWVLTNAKVATLDAGSHMAQAIAVREGRILAVGSDADMLALAGPATRRVDAGGRTVIPGLIDSHMHAVRAALSYSTEVNWIGAHTIPEAMQRLREGARARPGQWVVVAGGWTELQFAEKRKPTLAEVMAAVPDQPVWVQMFYSHLLLTPKAQEALALSNASLPAGMALERDAAGAPTGWATASIVNMSALFDKLPRPTYQDNVAGTRQFFTELNRLALTGVVDPGGFSIYPSQYAALLQLWRERQLTLRVAYSLFAQKPGAELAEYRDLTQMLPMGFGDDMLRFNGIGERITIAMYNNNQPDAATREKFLEVARWAAHEHMALTIHWQEDASAPVLLDLFEQVNRETPIAPLRWSIAHLDNASPATLARMKALGVGWTMQDAMYLSGDRIAAQAGPAAAHMPPLVTALRLGVPVGAGTDAHRVASYNPFVALQWMLDGRTVGGRATRGAEETPTREQALRLYTLGSAWFSFDERKRGSLEPGKLADFAVLDRDFFGVPVAEIGGTVSLLTVVGGKPVYAAAPFALQ
- a CDS encoding LysR substrate-binding domain-containing protein — encoded protein: MDRWTEMALFVQVAETGSLSRAAEELGLSNAAASRHLSALEERLGARLVERNTRRLFLTEPGQEFLRRSKGILADLHEAESAVNASTLNPTGTLRVTASLSFSMSHIAPLLPEYTRRYPNVRVHVETANRYLDLIDNNIDVAIRTRETEPDSNITIRRLAETRRILAASPGYLSRAGTPRTLDDLAKHAMLIYTYSNHPHELRFTRDGDTVSVPATGVLESNDGQVLRSAALEGLGILVQPTYILYEDIVAGRLVPVLDAWDLPRLVINLAYPSRKHLSAKTRTFIDFLAEHFDRMEYERKWTTRFNY
- a CDS encoding DsrE family protein, which translates into the protein MTTRRVFLAAAALPAFLLALPVLAQQQANRNRVVMQVSDNDPGKWNLALNNATNIQKELGMDDVDVEIVVYGPGIGMLKAGSPVAPRISSALTNGVKVVACENTMAGMHLQKSDMLPDIGYVPAGVVELMKKQQQGWAYVRP
- a CDS encoding cytochrome c; its protein translation is MKKTLGLLLLAACTCAGAVTKTIDLPSDGVFLKPSPLPGYAKAQAQCVACHSAEYMAYQPVNAPRGYWENMVKRMQQVFKAPVNDADMPDIIDYLVKTYGNEQGK
- a CDS encoding intradiol ring-cleavage dioxygenase — protein: MRNVNQDTITQAVIARLAETPDPRLKEIMTSLVQHLHAFAREVKLTEAEWFQGIDFLTRVGQKCDDKRQEFILLSDTLGMSMLTVAMNNDKPAGCTEATVFGPFYVEGAPEFDLGEDVAGGAPGVPCEVRGRVLGLNGEPVPGAELHVWQADAEGMYDVQREGLEHAQARGVLHASKDGKYWFKSILAEAYPIPTDGPVGEMLRATRRHPWRPAHLHFMIKAPGYETLITHVFRNGDTYLDSDAVFGVRQSLIADWVKQPDGHYLVEYDFVLNPAKGQH
- a CDS encoding molybdopterin-dependent oxidoreductase — protein: MNSIRNTRRRLLGGAGALTASALAPWPLKAAAQAAGSVDLPLANGHRLLAKYPEKRPLIVLTSRPPQLETPWEVFNEGVITPNDAFFVRYHNAGLPFSVDGDAHAIKIGGNAVAKPYALTVAELRSQFKPVDLVAVNQCSGNSRGHFEPRVTGGQLSNGAMGNARWVGVPLKDVLARAEPKNTARQVTFDGLDQALFGGGDFVKALEMGHAMDGEVMIAFQMNGADLPMLNGFPVRLVVPGHYGTYWVKHLSAIEVIDNSFEGFWMRPGYRVPDNDCACVPPGTAPAATRPIGRFNVRSFITSVNDGARVSAGQPLAVRGIAFDGGQGIREVAWSADGGQSWRGAKLGEDLGRYSFREFTFGFTPQAGAHDLRVRAWNRSGQSQPMEALWQPAGYMRNVVESVKIMAA